From the Chloroflexota bacterium genome, one window contains:
- the xseB gene encoding exodeoxyribonuclease VII small subunit produces the protein MTSKKNDGETEEQLTFEAAYQRLEETVQALEAGGLTLDEATGLYAEGARLARVCNELLSAAELRITRLQTSMGEQMRFMSDAQGVQDEEEEYEA, from the coding sequence ATGACGTCCAAGAAGAATGACGGAGAGACCGAGGAGCAGCTGACCTTCGAGGCGGCGTACCAGCGGCTGGAGGAGACGGTGCAGGCGCTGGAGGCCGGCGGGCTGACGCTCGACGAGGCGACGGGGCTCTACGCCGAGGGCGCCCGGCTGGCGCGCGTCTGCAACGAGCTGCTCAGCGCGGCCGAGCTCCGGATCACGCGGCTGCAGACCTCGATGGGCGAGCAGATGCGGTTCATGTCCGACGCACAAGGCGTGCAGGACGAGGAAGAGGAGTACGAGGCGTAG
- a CDS encoding PHP domain-containing protein — protein MRGDFHMHTWYSRDCATSPEKLVARAVKMGLGCIAVTDHNTIRGGQAVAKIAPFPVIVASEVKSTHGEITGLFLTEEVPRGLSPMETVERIKAQGGLVSIPHPYDNVRSSVLSEDAMVEVLPHADIIEAFNARNVFRGAEERARAAAEEHGLAVTAVSDSHHPWELGCTYTEMPEFDGTPQGFLDALREATLHPYAPPWWAQPLMHGVTTYNKIANRLRMKPRPRG, from the coding sequence ATGCGCGGCGATTTCCATATGCACACCTGGTACTCGCGGGACTGCGCGACGTCGCCGGAGAAGCTGGTGGCGCGCGCCGTGAAGATGGGGCTGGGGTGTATTGCGGTGACGGACCACAACACGATTCGCGGCGGGCAGGCGGTTGCGAAGATCGCGCCGTTCCCGGTAATCGTCGCGTCGGAGGTCAAGAGCACGCACGGGGAGATCACGGGGCTGTTCCTGACGGAGGAGGTGCCGCGCGGGCTCTCGCCGATGGAGACTGTGGAACGGATCAAGGCGCAGGGCGGGCTGGTCTCCATACCTCACCCGTACGACAACGTGCGGAGCAGCGTGCTCTCGGAGGACGCGATGGTCGAGGTGCTGCCGCACGCGGACATCATCGAGGCGTTCAACGCGCGCAACGTCTTCCGGGGCGCGGAGGAGCGGGCTCGGGCCGCTGCCGAGGAGCATGGGCTCGCAGTCACCGCCGTCAGCGACTCGCACCACCCGTGGGAGCTGGGGTGCACGTACACGGAGATGCCGGAGTTCGACGGGACACCGCAGGGATTCCTCGACGCGCTGCGGGAGGCGACACTGCACCCGTACGCGCCGCCGTGGTGGGCGCAGCCGCTGATGCACGGCGTCACGACCTACAACAAGATTGCCAACCGCCTGCGCATGAAGCCCCGGCCGC
- a CDS encoding cytochrome c, producing MPSRIIVTVLALALGAVVLLTACFNPGPTVVAQPGPLPPLGMIVPIIREGGPAAPEGVPAAFVTTCGICHTVADAGTTGTIGPELSNIGTVAATRTSLSAEEYIRQSIEDPAAFIAPDYTPLMTAGLNDVLGDDYEAVVAYLVNLKEPAPADAAPAPATP from the coding sequence ATGCCTTCCCGCATCATCGTGACAGTGTTGGCCCTCGCGTTAGGGGCCGTCGTATTGTTGACGGCGTGTTTCAACCCGGGCCCCACGGTAGTCGCGCAGCCCGGCCCACTCCCTCCCTTGGGCATGATCGTCCCCATCATCAGAGAGGGCGGCCCCGCAGCGCCCGAGGGCGTGCCCGCAGCGTTCGTCACGACGTGCGGCATCTGCCACACCGTCGCGGACGCCGGCACGACGGGCACCATCGGGCCGGAGCTCAGCAACATCGGCACGGTGGCGGCCACCCGCACGAGCCTCAGCGCCGAGGAGTACATCCGGCAGTCCATCGAGGACCCCGCCGCCTTCATCGCCCCCGACTACACGCCGCTCATGACCGCGGGACTCAATGACGTCCTCGGCGACGACTACGAGGCCGTGGTCGCGTACCTGGTCAACCTCAAGGAGCCCGCGCCAGCGGACGCCGCGCCCGCACCGGCCACACCATAG